A region of Nerophis lumbriciformis linkage group LG26, RoL_Nlum_v2.1, whole genome shotgun sequence DNA encodes the following proteins:
- the tmem121ab gene encoding transmembrane protein 121Ab isoform X1 encodes MVLPPPDKRHVCLTTIVIMTSMAFMDAYLVEQNQGPRKIGVCIIVLVGDVCFLIVLRYVAVWVGAEVRTARRGYAMILWFLYIFVLEIKLYFVFQNCKADRKSLETVARKALTLLLSVCVPGLYLVLVALDSMEYVRTFRKKEDMRSRLFWVALDLLDLLDIQANLWEPQRTGLPIWAEGLMFFYCYILLLILPCVSLSEISMQGEHMTPQKMMLYPVLSLVTINVVTILIRGVNMVLFQDSRVSTIFVGKNVVAIATKASTFLEYRRQVKEFPHPQNAMAMEMQQNSVGHTQTLPNATTTLPHEPTPAQDVIES; translated from the coding sequence ATGGTGTTGCCGCCCCCCGACAAACGCCACGTGTGCTTGACCACCATTGTCATCATGACCAGCATGGCCTTCATGGACGCCTACCTGGTGGAGCAGAACCAGGGGCCCAGGAAGATCGGCGTGTGCATCATCGTGCTGGTCGGGGACGTGTGCTTCCTCATAGTGCTGCGATACGTGGCGGTGTGGGTCGGAGCCGAGGTGCGCACGGCCCGGCGGGGATACGCCATGATCCTCTGGTTCCTCTACATCTTCGTGCTGGAAATCAAACTCTACTTTGTGTTCCAGAATTGCAAGGCGGACAGGAAGAGTCTGGAGACGGTGGCGCGGAAGGCATTGACGTTACTTTTATCGGTGTGCGTGCCCGGTCTGTACTTGGTTCTCGTGGCGCTGGACAGCATGGAGTACGTGAGGACTTTCCGGAAGAAGGAGGACATGCGAAGCCGCCTGTTCTGGGTGGCGCTGGACTTACTCGATCTCCTGGACATCCAAGCCAACCTGTGGGAGCCCCAACGCACGGGTCTGCCCATCTGGGCCGAGGGCCTGATGTTCTTCTACTGCTACATCTTGCTGCTCATCCTGCCCTGCGTGTCGCTGAGCGAGATCAGCATGCAGGGCGAGCACATGACCCCGCAGAAGATGATGCTCTACCCGGTCCTGAGCTTGGTCACCATCAACGTGGTCACCATCCTCATACGAGGCGTCAACATGGTGCTCTTTCAGGACAGCCGCGTGTCCACCATCTTTGTGGGCAAGAACGTGGTGGCCATCGCCACCAAGGCCTCCACCTTCCTGGAGTACCGCAGGCAGGTGAAGGAGTTCCCTCACCCTCAAAACGCCATGGCCATGGAGATGCAGCAGAACTCGGTCGGCCACACGCAGACTCTGCCCAACGCCACCACCACTTTGCCGCACGAACCCACGCCGGCGCAGGACGTCATTGAATCGTGA
- the tmem121ab gene encoding transmembrane protein 121Ab isoform X2: MVLPPPDKRHVCLTTIVIMTSMAFMDAYLVEQNQGPRKIGVCIIVLVGDVCFLIVLRYVAVWVGAENCKADRKSLETVARKALTLLLSVCVPGLYLVLVALDSMEYVRTFRKKEDMRSRLFWVALDLLDLLDIQANLWEPQRTGLPIWAEGLMFFYCYILLLILPCVSLSEISMQGEHMTPQKMMLYPVLSLVTINVVTILIRGVNMVLFQDSRVSTIFVGKNVVAIATKASTFLEYRRQVKEFPHPQNAMAMEMQQNSVGHTQTLPNATTTLPHEPTPAQDVIES, translated from the exons ATGGTGTTGCCGCCCCCCGACAAACGCCACGTGTGCTTGACCACCATTGTCATCATGACCAGCATGGCCTTCATGGACGCCTACCTGGTGGAGCAGAACCAGGGGCCCAGGAAGATCGGCGTGTGCATCATCGTGCTGGTCGGGGACGTGTGCTTCCTCATAGTGCTGCGATACGTGGCGGTGTGGGTCGGAGCCGAG AATTGCAAGGCGGACAGGAAGAGTCTGGAGACGGTGGCGCGGAAGGCATTGACGTTACTTTTATCGGTGTGCGTGCCCGGTCTGTACTTGGTTCTCGTGGCGCTGGACAGCATGGAGTACGTGAGGACTTTCCGGAAGAAGGAGGACATGCGAAGCCGCCTGTTCTGGGTGGCGCTGGACTTACTCGATCTCCTGGACATCCAAGCCAACCTGTGGGAGCCCCAACGCACGGGTCTGCCCATCTGGGCCGAGGGCCTGATGTTCTTCTACTGCTACATCTTGCTGCTCATCCTGCCCTGCGTGTCGCTGAGCGAGATCAGCATGCAGGGCGAGCACATGACCCCGCAGAAGATGATGCTCTACCCGGTCCTGAGCTTGGTCACCATCAACGTGGTCACCATCCTCATACGAGGCGTCAACATGGTGCTCTTTCAGGACAGCCGCGTGTCCACCATCTTTGTGGGCAAGAACGTGGTGGCCATCGCCACCAAGGCCTCCACCTTCCTGGAGTACCGCAGGCAGGTGAAGGAGTTCCCTCACCCTCAAAACGCCATGGCCATGGAGATGCAGCAGAACTCGGTCGGCCACACGCAGACTCTGCCCAACGCCACCACCACTTTGCCGCACGAACCCACGCCGGCGCAGGACGTCATTGAATCGTGA